The nucleotide window GTAGGGGCGGGAGGCCTCCCGCCCCTACGGAGAGGGGGCACTGGAGGGCCAGGGGGGATGGGGGTGAGGAGAGTTGGGGAGTGAAAGCAGCCTTATGAGGTCAAAATTAAGGTAACAGTGTACTACTCCCTTGTAAAGTTAGATTTGAATAACGTATCCGTATCCATTTCTTACGAAAATCACCCTACGATTTTCACGCTTTGTGGCGATCCAATAGGTCATGATCGTTTAGTAGGTGGAAAAAGAAACACCCTCCCTGGCCCCCCCTCCAGGGGGGACTGACGTGGGGTTGCTGCTGCTGAAGTCCCCCCTGGAGGGACAGGGCTGTTAAGTTCTAGAGTATTTCGAGAATTTTTTGATATTTTTGATAAGATGAGTTCCAGAGAAACGCCCTAGATTCGTGCCCACCAAAAGTGATTTATCAATACTTTTCAAAAGTCCCATTCCTTCTCTCCCCGCATGCGGGAAGGGAGAGAAGGAGGGGCTGGGTGGGGCCAGGAGAGGAGGTTAGGTGAAAAACCCCTCTATTCTTTATACCCTATACTTATCTCCCACACTTCCACACCGATTTGATATTACCCACCTTTTTTCCATCTTTAAAATCAAAGGGGATCTCGGTTTGCTCAAAAAATGCTATCCCATCCGGTAGGGATGAAGAAAGTACAGGATTTACCTGATCTCAAATACAGAATCTGCTGGATTGATTCTGCCGTTAATAAAAAATACCTTCAAAGATGATCTACAAATCGGGCCGTTGGATAGAAGCTCTCCAGATAGAGGGGGAAATCTATGATAAAACTCAAAACATTTATCTTTGCAATGGCAGTTATAGCAGGCATTATGATCTCTCATCATACCGCCCTGGCCGCCACTTTCACGGTCGATTCCACAGGAGATGGAGGGGATAGTAATTTAACCGATGGGATTTGTAACGATGGAACCGGGAAGTGTACCCTACGTGCAGCCATTCAGCAAGCCAACAGTACGTTGGCCACAGATACCATTCAATTCAACATCCCCGGTATAGGTATCCAAACCATCACGCCTGGATCGGCCCTGCCTACGATCACCAATCCGGTCATCCTGGATGGAACCACACAACCTGGTTTTATAACCACCCCTCTGATTGAATTAGATGGAAGCAATGCCGGGCCAGGAGTGGATGGATTACGGATTACTGCTGGAAATAGTACTGTAAAGGGGTTGATCATCAACCGATTTGGAGGGAACGGAATTACACTGGCCTTCAACGGTGGTAACACCATTACGGGCAATTTTATCGGAGTCAATGCTACCGGTGTTCTCGCCATGGGTAACGCCAAAGATGGAATCTTCATCAATGGAGTTTCCAATAACACCATCGGTGGAACCACGCTGGTCACGGGTAACCTCATTTCAGGTAACAATTCAGACGGCATCGAGATCTCCGGCAATGGTGCAACTAACAATATCGTACAGGGTAACTTCATCGGTACCGATCTTACCGGTGCCCTGGACCTGGGTAATTTGCAAAATGGAATATTTATCAACGGCGCTTCCAACAACACCCTGGGTGGGACAACCTCCGGAACCGGTAACCTTATTTCAGGTAATAACTCCCACGGCATTGAGATCTCCGGCAGTGGCGCAACAGGAAACCGGGTCCAGGGTAATTTTATCGGTACCAACAGCACCGGTACCGTTGCCTTGGGTAACAGTGGTAATGGGATTCTTATTTCCGGAGTAGCCAATAATATCATTGGTGGGTCTACGTCAGGATCCGGTAACGTACTTTCCGGTAACAACTTGAATGGAATTCAAATTTCGGGCACCGGCGCAACCGGCAATCAAGTTCAAGGTAACTTCATCGGCACCCATATCAATGGTAGCCTCGCATTGGGTAATAACGCCAATGGCATTCTCATTTCCAATGCCTCCAATAACACCATCGGTGGGACAACCCTTGGGGCCGGTAATATCATCTCAGGTAACAATTCAGATGGTATTGAAATCTCGGGTACCGGCGCGACTAATAATCAAGTCCAGGGTAACTTCATCGGTACCGACATCAGCGGCCTTATTATCCTGAGTAATACCGGTAATGGAGTCCTGATCTCCAATGCTTTTAATAATACCATCGGTGGAACTGCAGCAGGAGCCGGTAACCTCATCTCGGGTAATAACGCAACAGGTATTACCATCTCCGGTAATAGCGCAACGGGTAATCAGGTTCAGGGTAACCTGATCGGGACCAACCTGGGAGGTAGTAGTGCCCTGGGTAATGCCAGTGAGGGGATACTGATCTCCAGTGCCTCTAATAATACTATCGGTGGAACAACTTCAGCCGCCCGCAATATTATCTCCGGTAATACCAGTCATGGAATTACCCTCTCGGGTAGCGGAACCAGTGGGAATTTGATCCAGGGTAACTTCATCGGTACCGATAGTAACGGCACCAACCGCTTAGGAAACTCTCAAACTGGAGTATTTATCAATGGGGTCTCCAATAACGTTATCGGAGGAACTGCTACCGGAGCAGGAAACGTTATTTCGGGTAATAACTCGGATGGTATAAGAATCCTCAGTACCAATGCAACGGGAAATCTGATTCGAGGAAACCTTATCGGAGTCAATGTGAACGGTACTGTGGCTTTAAGTAATGGGGGTAATGGGATCTTTATTAATAATGCCCCCGGTAATACTGTTGGCGGAACAACGTCTGGAGCCCGTAATGTTATTTCGGGTAATAACTCGGATGGGATTGAGATTTCAGGTACTGGTGCCACCGGGAATCTCATCCAAGGCAATTATATCGGTACCGATATCAACGGTACCGCCGCTCTGGCCAATATCGGTAACGGGGTATTCATCAACGGGGCATCCAGCAACACCGTGGGAGGTACAGTCACCGGGTCCCGTAATGTTATTTCGGGTAATAACTCGGATGGGATTGAGATTTCAGGTACCGGTGCCACCGGGAATCTCATCCAAGGCAATTATATCGGTCTTACCTCCGCCGGCACTGCTACGTTGGGTAATGCGGGTCACGGCGTGCTCCTTAACGACGTAGCCAATAATACCGTGGGTGGATTGACGGTCGGCGAACGTAACATTATCTCGGGTAATGCTCTGACCGGTATTGCCATCTCGGGTACCGGAGCTACCGGGAACTTAATCCAGGGTAATTTCATCGGTACGGACTCCACGGGTACTATCGCTTTGGGTAATACCAGCCATGGTGTGGTCCTGGCTTCATCGGCAAGCAACAACACCATAGGCGGTACGGCGAACGGAGCAGGTAATGTCATTGCCTTTAACGGGAGTGATGGAATATTCGCCAATTCAGGTACCGGTAATCTCTTCTCGCGCAATTCTATCTTCTCCAACACCGATTTAGGAATAGATTTGGGAAGTAATGGAGTCACTCTCAACGATGCTGGTGATGGAGATACAGGGGCCAACAATCTTCAGAATTTTCCCGTCCTAACTTCGGCCAACTCCGGAGGAGGGGGAACGACCGTCCAGGGAACCTTTAACAGTATGGCCAATACCAACTTTGTCCTGGAGTTCTTTTCTAACAGTACCTGTAACGCTTCTGGCAATGGGGAAGGAGCAACATTCCTTGGCTCGACCACCGTAATAACCGATTCTGCCGGTAATGCAAATATCAATATTACTTCCACAACGGTAGTTCCTACAGGTCAGTTTATCACCGCAACGGCTACAGATCCCAATAACAACACCTCCGAGTTCTCTAACTGTATTCAGGTTAATCGGGCAGATCTTTCGGTCATCAAAACGGACTCCCCAGACCCTACCACTGTAAATGCAACCCTGACCTATACGATTCGAGTAACCAACAATGGCCCCTCCCAGGCTACCAACGTAACCTTGACCGATACCCTTCCATCCAGTGTGACTTTTGTCTCCTCTTTACCCGGCTCACCAACCTGTACCCCATCGGGTAGTACTGTTACCTGTAATCTCGGAACCCTCAACAGTGGAGCAATCTCTACCGTTACCATCCTCGTTATACCCACCTCGGCAGGAACCATTACCAACACCGTCAGTGTTACAGGGGGTGGGATTGATCCTAATCCGGCTAACAATACAGAAACGGAATCTACTACGGTTACATCGGCCGATCTGGCCATTACCAAGTCAGATTCCCCAGATCCGGTCCTGATAGGAAGCAACCTGACCTATACCCTGACTGTGACCAACAACGGTCCTTTCCAGGCGACAGGGGTAGTGGTGACCGACACGTTACCTGCCAGTGTCATCCTGGTTTCGGCGCCAGGCTGTACCCAGGCCGGTAGTACGGTTACCTGTAACCTCGGATCTATCAACAGCGGTTCCAGTGCCAGCGTCACCATTGTAGTCCAACCTACTACCGTGGGAACGATCAGTAATACTGCCAGTGTGACCAGTAATACCTTTGATCCTACACCAGCTAATAATACCACAACGGCTCAGCTTACGACGGTTAACCCGGTCGTAGATCTGGCCCTTACCAAGACGGATTCTCCAGATCCGGCTACAACAACGGCAGATCTGACTTATACCCTGACAGTTAACAACAATGGCCCTTCTCCGGCTACGGGAGTAACCCTGACCGATACCCTCCCTTCGGGAGTGATCTTTCGCTCGGTCTCTCCTACCCAGGGGAGTTGTAGCGGGACGAGTACCATTACTTGTAATCTCGGAACGATTAGTAACGGTGGCAGTGCAACCGTTACCATCGTCGTCACCCCCAACACCACCACTACCCTGGTTAATACGGCCAGTGTAACCGCCAATGAAACAGACTCCAATACAGCCAACAACACCGCTACCCAATCCACTGCAATCGTAATAATCGGGTTATCCGTTATTCAATCGGATTCACCGGATCCAGTAGCCGTGGGAACGGACGTGACTTATACCATCCGGGTAATCAATAATAGTAATTCCCAGGCTACCCAGGTAGTACTTACAGATACGCTGACCGGTAACTTTTCCTTCGTCTCGGCTACATCCACTCAAGGAACTTGCAGTGGAACCACCACCATCACCTGCAATATAGGAACTATGAATAAAGGAGTGGTTACCATAACGGTCAAGGTCAACCCCACGGCAGTAGGTACTATTACCAGTACGGCCACGGTAACCAGTAATCCACCTGATTCCAATCTGGCCGATAATACGGCTGTGGAGACTACCACGGTGACAGTTACCGATCTGGCAATTACCCAATCCGATTCTCCAGATCCTGTGACCGTAGGTGCTAACCTGACCTATACCCTGGTGGCTACCAACAATGGTCCTTCCCTGGCTACCGGAGTGATTGTAACCGATACCCTTCCGGTCAGTGTGACCTATGTTTCTGCAAACAGTACGCAGGGAACTTGTAGTAAGGGAAGTGGTACCGTCACCTGCTCCCTGGGTAACCTGGCTAATGGAGCCAGCGCTACGATTAATATAGTGGTGACCCCTATAACGGTGGGAATCATCAACAATACCGTACAGATAGCCGGCAATGAAGCCGATTCCAATCTGAGTAACAATACAAGTTTGCAAAGCACAACCATCACGGCAGCCGATCTTTCTGTTACTCAGACCGATTCTCCGGATCCTATAAAGGTTGGGAATAACCTGACCTATACCCTTCAAGTAACCAATAACGGTCCTTCTTCCGCTGCCAATGTGACTTTAACGGATACCCTTCCGGTCAATGTGACTTTTGTTTCGGTTACACCTAATCAGGGGAGTTGCAGCGTCACAACAACCGTAACCTGTAATTTAGGCACTTTGACAACCGGAGCCAGTGCAACCGTTAGCCTTATCGTCCAGCCTACCGGGGCAGGAGCGATTACCAACAGCGCCAGTGTGTCAAGTAGTCAGTTTGACCCGAATACAACCAATAATACTTCCAGTCAAGGTACTACCGTTGATCCCACTGCAGATTTGTCGGTCACCCAACTGGACATACCAGATCCGGTAACCGTCGGAGCCAACCTGACTTATCTCCTTACGGTTACCAACCAGGGTCCTTCCCAGGCCACGGGTGTGACTTTGACAGATATGCTCCCGCCCAACATCACCTTTGTTTCAGTCACCACAAGCCAGGGGAACTGTAGCCTGACCATTGGCGTTAATTGTACCTTAAATACTTTGGCCGTTGGGGCTACCGCTACCGTTACCATCCTCGTCAAACCCCCAACGGCAGGAACTATAACCAATACGGTTACCGTGGCAAGCCTCGTATTTGATCCTGTTTTGACTAACAATACAAATTCACAAAATACCGAGGTTACCGCTGCTAACCTGACAATTACAAGTAGCGATTCACCAGACCCTGTAACGATCGGAGCCGGTCTGACTTATACCCTTCAAGTAACCAACAACGGTCCTTCAGCAGCCACCGGAGTAACCTTAACCGATATCCTTCCTGTCGGCGTAACTCTTGTTTCAGCCACTCCTGATCAAGGGAGTTGTACAGGTGTAACGCCGGTAAGTTGTGCTCTGGGAACCCTTAACAATGGAGCCACAGCAACCGTAACCCTCGTGATGAATGCCCCCACAGCTACAGGAACCATTACAAATACGGCGACCGTAGCAAGCAATGAATTTGACCCGAACTTATCTGATAACACGACCTCTCAAGATACTACGGTTAATCCCGCAGCCGATCTCATGGTTACTCAATCTGATTCGCCGGATCCGGTAGCTGTGGGGAATAATGTTACTTATACCATTACCGTCACCAATAACGGCCCTTCTGTGGCTACAGGAGTAACCCTGACAGACACACTTCCGGCCGGAGTCCTCTTTGTCTCG belongs to Candidatus Limnocylindrales bacterium and includes:
- a CDS encoding FG-GAP-like repeat-containing protein codes for the protein MISHHTALAATFTVDSTGDGGDSNLTDGICNDGTGKCTLRAAIQQANSTLATDTIQFNIPGIGIQTITPGSALPTITNPVILDGTTQPGFITTPLIELDGSNAGPGVDGLRITAGNSTVKGLIINRFGGNGITLAFNGGNTITGNFIGVNATGVLAMGNAKDGIFINGVSNNTIGGTTLVTGNLISGNNSDGIEISGNGATNNIVQGNFIGTDLTGALDLGNLQNGIFINGASNNTLGGTTSGTGNLISGNNSHGIEISGSGATGNRVQGNFIGTNSTGTVALGNSGNGILISGVANNIIGGSTSGSGNVLSGNNLNGIQISGTGATGNQVQGNFIGTHINGSLALGNNANGILISNASNNTIGGTTLGAGNIISGNNSDGIEISGTGATNNQVQGNFIGTDISGLIILSNTGNGVLISNAFNNTIGGTAAGAGNLISGNNATGITISGNSATGNQVQGNLIGTNLGGSSALGNASEGILISSASNNTIGGTTSAARNIISGNTSHGITLSGSGTSGNLIQGNFIGTDSNGTNRLGNSQTGVFINGVSNNVIGGTATGAGNVISGNNSDGIRILSTNATGNLIRGNLIGVNVNGTVALSNGGNGIFINNAPGNTVGGTTSGARNVISGNNSDGIEISGTGATGNLIQGNYIGTDINGTAALANIGNGVFINGASSNTVGGTVTGSRNVISGNNSDGIEISGTGATGNLIQGNYIGLTSAGTATLGNAGHGVLLNDVANNTVGGLTVGERNIISGNALTGIAISGTGATGNLIQGNFIGTDSTGTIALGNTSHGVVLASSASNNTIGGTANGAGNVIAFNGSDGIFANSGTGNLFSRNSIFSNTDLGIDLGSNGVTLNDAGDGDTGANNLQNFPVLTSANSGGGGTTVQGTFNSMANTNFVLEFFSNSTCNASGNGEGATFLGSTTVITDSAGNANINITSTTVVPTGQFITATATDPNNNTSEFSNCIQVNRADLSVIKTDSPDPTTVNATLTYTIRVTNNGPSQATNVTLTDTLPSSVTFVSSLPGSPTCTPSGSTVTCNLGTLNSGAISTVTILVIPTSAGTITNTVSVTGGGIDPNPANNTETESTTVTSADLAITKSDSPDPVLIGSNLTYTLTVTNNGPFQATGVVVTDTLPASVILVSAPGCTQAGSTVTCNLGSINSGSSASVTIVVQPTTVGTISNTASVTSNTFDPTPANNTTTAQLTTVNPVVDLALTKTDSPDPATTTADLTYTLTVNNNGPSPATGVTLTDTLPSGVIFRSVSPTQGSCSGTSTITCNLGTISNGGSATVTIVVTPNTTTTLVNTASVTANETDSNTANNTATQSTAIVIIGLSVIQSDSPDPVAVGTDVTYTIRVINNSNSQATQVVLTDTLTGNFSFVSATSTQGTCSGTTTITCNIGTMNKGVVTITVKVNPTAVGTITSTATVTSNPPDSNLADNTAVETTTVTVTDLAITQSDSPDPVTVGANLTYTLVATNNGPSLATGVIVTDTLPVSVTYVSANSTQGTCSKGSGTVTCSLGNLANGASATINIVVTPITVGIINNTVQIAGNEADSNLSNNTSLQSTTITAADLSVTQTDSPDPIKVGNNLTYTLQVTNNGPSSAANVTLTDTLPVNVTFVSVTPNQGSCSVTTTVTCNLGTLTTGASATVSLIVQPTGAGAITNSASVSSSQFDPNTTNNTSSQGTTVDPTADLSVTQLDIPDPVTVGANLTYLLTVTNQGPSQATGVTLTDMLPPNITFVSVTTSQGNCSLTIGVNCTLNTLAVGATATVTILVKPPTAGTITNTVTVASLVFDPVLTNNTNSQNTEVTAANLTITSSDSPDPVTIGAGLTYTLQVTNNGPSAATGVTLTDILPVGVTLVSATPDQGSCTGVTPVSCALGTLNNGATATVTLVMNAPTATGTITNTATVASNEFDPNLSDNTTSQDTTVNPAADLMVTQSDSPDPVAVGNNVTYTITVTNNGPSVATGVTLTDTLPAGVLFVSATLSSGNCNGTGPVICSLGTLAKGASITIALVVKSTTTGSISNTVRITGNETDPNTANNSQITSTLVTLATDLAITQADSPDPVLVGTNLSYTITVINNGPSAATGVTLTDTLPSGMTFISATPSQGTCTGTSPVTCTLGILPVSATATVILVGKPTTTGSLVHTVSVANLATNETDPNLANNTATENTTVNPAADLAVSQLDSPDPVTIGNNITYTITVTNNGLSTATGVTLQDTLPAGATFVSITPGQGSCSGTGTINCSLGTLASGTNTLITLVVKPTLAGTLNNKVSVTANESDPDMSNNTGTADTTVNPAADLSIRITDSPDPVGVGINLTYTLTITNNGPSSATGITLVDTLPAGVIFISITPSQGNCNGTSTLTCNLGTLNSGAGATVVLIVKPQVLGILSHAGSVTGNEFDPNTVNNIATQTTTVTAFIVNSTLDPGNGVCDATECTLREAINTANATAGTDVILFNLPGAGPYTIQLISALPDIADPIWIDGTSQPGFTGTPLIELNGSSAGIGANGLKITAGNSIVKGLIINRFAGNGILITTGGGNLIQGNFIGTDVSGTTALGNGGTGIFINLASNNLIGGTTPGSGNVISGNGSAGIQIFGGSATGNRIQGNFVGTNFNGTVALGNAFDGIFLVNAPGNTLGGTTPGARNIISGNKLNGIEILGTGATGNWVQGNFIGTQADGIGPLGNTLYGVLINTSASNNTIGGTAPGAGNIIAFNGSDGIFIDSGIGNALFLNSIFSNSGLGIDLGLKGITSNDSGDGDSGANNLQNFPLLTSAVSSGGSTTVQGTLNSTPNTRFRVEFYFSNTCDPSGNGEGTDILGVTTLTTDGSGNASVNVTFPVLIPAGQVVTATVTDSNNNTSEFSPCVTVTLTPPPTPTPTATPTATPTPVPTPVITSIIWGISGDVPIPRDYNGDNKADITVWRPGAGDWFIMLDPPIIQPWGVKGDKLVPGDYDGDGKTDIAVFRPSIGTWFALKSSGGVFVQKFGSSSDIPAPEDYDGDGVTDLAVFRPFLGTWGIKLSSNPGNLKPIRWGLSGDIPVPADYDGDKKADVAVWRPAEGNWYISFSTGGSTILQLGLPGDIPVPADYDGDGKADLAVWRPGDGMWHITFSSTGLFSSTQWGLLGDIPVPADYDGDGKADLAVWRPGDGTWNIIFEK